The region ATTCTGGGGTCCCTACTCTACAACGCTCGCCTCCGGTCGTCCCCGCGTCTGTGCCCTCCACTTTCTTTTGGAGAAGTGCTCCCGGCTTTGCCCTGACCGGAGCCGGTGCGTGCCCTCTCGCCGCATGCCTGTGCACCCCGAGCTCCGCTGCGCCAGCCACCCCCCGACGCCCCACCACGCGCCCGGGCCGCCCCGCTCGCCCCTGACCCGGATCAGCGAGTCCAGCGCCGGGCCATCCAGACAGGTGAAGTTCCGCAGCAGCGCCCACTTGTCGCGCTGGAATCTCTCGCTGGAATCGTGCGCCGCGGGGCTCTCCAGCAGCCAGAACACGCCGGTGCCCAGTGCCAGGTAAGTCAGGTAGGCAAAAAGCAGGAGCAATGTGCCCGGCATCGCGCAGCCCCAGACCCTGCCCTCGGGCGCCTCCCGGGCTCTCCGCCTGCACTCAgcgggagaggcagggaggccggAGCCGGGAGCCATGGCCCAGGACTGAGGCGGAAAGGAAGGGCTAGGTAGGAGCTGGGCCGGTCCCTTCTCTAGCCAACGCCTGCCTGTGCCCAGTTTTCTCAGCAGAGGAGGCGTGCTGGGGAATGGGacagccccgccccacccccaccgggATCCAATCCCAGGGACTAAAAGAGGCCCAGCTGTGGGCATCTGGCCCCGCCTCGAATGGGTGTGGAGTGCCCACCCCCAGGCAGGTCTAGCGCTGGGACAAGGGGAGGGCTGCTGGGTGACCGCAGGCGCTGGGAGAGAAGGGGCCCAGAGCCTCCCAGCGTCCTGTAGGAAACAGTGGGAGGGACTTCTGCAGACCTCACGCAGGGTGAAGAGAAAGTGCAAGAGAAGTTTATTGTCCTGGGGCCCTGGGACTATTGCCACGGACTTGCTGCCTGTCAGgtcctctctgggtctctccgATCACCATCCTTTCCTTTATGTACCCGAAGATGAGGGGCTCCAGCCGATCGCCACTTGCACATGAACTTGGGAGGCAAGAGGGGCCTTGACCAGTGGGCTTGTCCATTCCCTGCTTCTGAAGAGGCCCCCTCACTCCCTTCTCCACCCAGGATGGAGGAAGGGTCCAGGGTATGTAAAGAGTCCTGGGGGTCCTCAGTTTCTCAGGCCTCTCCTCTGTCTTAGGAAGTCCTGGGTGTAAGCTGGGTCTCTTGCTGCTGTAGATCCTTCCCTGGGTGTCCCACCGGAGCCTCCTCTGCTTCACAGCCTTGCCTCAGTCCTGTCCAGAGGTGCCCAGCCACTTATGGGCCTGTCTTGCTGAGAGAGGTTTGCAGTCGTTGGTGAAGTTGGGCCTTGAGATGGACTGGTGTaaatctctcctttccttctggccAGAGATGTCACAGTCTGGCAGGAGAGAGGCCAGGCTGCACAGGGTATTCCCAAGGGAGGCTGGGCCTCCACGCAGGTCATTTCCCGGAAATCTCCTGGGATCAGCTGGCTGGTGTTTTCCCAGGGAGTGTTTGGAAAGGCTCTTAAGAGCCCAGAAGGGGTGATGAGTTCAAGGGGTGCCCTGAGGGGTTCAAGGGAGGCCATGCCCAGGAAAGTGGGCGGGACACCCAAGCGTGCCCAAGCCTTATTCAAGGACAACTCTAGACCTATAGGCAAGGGGAACTGGCAGACTTAGAGGCAGCTTGCCTACCCCTCCGGCTGgcagcttcctgagggcagacGTCCTATTTGCATGAAGATGGCTCCAAAGTCCCTGCCTGGCCCTCTCGCATCCTCGACCCTCCCTGCCAGCTGGTCCCTCGTCATACCCAGGTCTGCCCCTCATCATGGGGTTTTGGCCACTGGATCAGGGTTGCCTCTCTGCTTGTCTAGTCCTTCCATTTGGGGGGCAGGAACATTCACTGTTGTTGCCCCAGAGCCTgccccagtgcctgacacacagtggggGCCTGACAGCACACCGTGCACGTATCAAATGAGGCACAAATAAAGGCGCCCTGTGTTTGCTGTCCTGAATGAGGTCTCCTGGGAGGAGGATGCAGGGAGGGCGATGGAGATTTGGCCACAGTGATCCATGTCTAGATTCAACTTTTCCGGGTCACTTTTGAGGGAGGGGCTCTGGGCCAACTGCGCACACCTTGCGCCGCACACATCTGTCTCCCATCCTGTCTCTACCTCTCCTTTCTGTTACTTTCTTGGACGctcctgtctcctttctctgtctggagAGCCCCCGAGACCAGCTCTGGCTGGGAAGTGAGTGGGTTGGCAGAGGAGGAGGTGTGGCAGGAAATCCAGGGGGCATATGGGGTGACTGGGGTTGCTGGGAGGGGCTTCTGTGGCCACTGGGGGGGCCTCACGCAGAGATGGGAATCTTCTGAGGTCTAGGGAGCCCATTAGTCTCGGGGGCTCCCCTGTCCTTGAGGCCTCTGCTGAGCAGCCAGAGCTGGGAGCACCTGTGCAGAAGCAGGGGCCCCAGCGGGAAGGCCAGTGCCAGCCATGCCAGGCCCAGGAGGATCCAGATGGCTGCCAGGCTCCGGTACACAGAGATGTAATGCTTGCTGGGGTCCGTGCCTGGCAGGGAAGGGGGACAGGATAAATGCCAGAGGTCTGAGGGCACATAGCCACCCCCCCAGGTCCCATAGGGGCTCCCACCAGCCTCCCAACCACAGGATCAGCAGCAGAGGTCCCTGGGGGAAAGGGTGATGGGTCCTAGCTAGACCAGCGATTTCTGAGGATGTTGTGAGAATTCACGGCAGCCTCACAGAGTATTTGTCTCCCCTGACTAACCAGGGGCTCTCTGGCCCTCAGTAATTACCCCCTGCGGACATCTCCCCATCCCCTGAATCCCCGGGGCCCCCACCCTGAGATCTGTGACTGCCTCTTTCTCACCGACGACATAGTCCCCGAAGCCGATGGTGCTGAGGGTGATGAAGGCGAAGTAGAAGCCCTCGCTGAAGCTCCAGCCCTCCACGTGGCTGAAGACCATGGGTGGCAAGATGAGAATAAGCAGCGTCCCCAGGGCTAGGAACAAGGCCAGGCCCAGGGTCTGCAGTAGCTGGAAGGGGAGGAGTCTGTCTCTGAGTCCACTTGGAAGGCCCAGGATTGTAAATTGCGGGGCGGAGGGGGGCGGGTTCTGGGGCAAATTAGGAAGTGGGCTGGGCCATAGCCCGGTCCCTGCCCTGTCCCGCCCTGCAGACCTCTGGGATGGGGgttgtatctctgtgtgtgttaTCTTGCCCAGGCCAGGGAAAGATTCGGTCAGAGGCGTTGTGTTGGTGCGTCAAGTTGGAGACTCCTTCAGGTGTGGGGTCCACATGTACAGGCCCCCAGGGAACTCAGATCTGGGACGGAGGATGGTCATTGAACTGTCCCAGATTCCTCGGCACCCCTGCTCTGTTAGCGTGCCTAGCTTTGCAAGGGGCCAGGTGACAGGTGGGCACTGGTGGTGTTCAGGGTGGCGTGGAGTTTGCTTTCGGAGTTCTGTGCCACCCAGATAGATCCCCCTTCAAAGAAGACCTTGCCAAGCCACTGGCAGGTGGCCTCCAGCCGGCAGCTCCCTCAGGGTGTATTTCAGCCTGGCCCAAGGGCACACCTTCCCAGTGCCTGACTGAGGCTAGGGCAGAGTCCTGGCCACGTCAGCGCCCACTGCGGGACAGCTGGGGCGGCCGGCACCTGCCGAGCTCCTGGAGGGGTGGACCAAGGCTTTGTCCAGCCTGCGACACAATTTAACTTCTCCTTCCGCCCAGTCCTTTTCTTCCATAGGTGTTGACCCCTAATACCATCTAGCCAAACTCTTTTCTCAGTGTCAGCTTCTGGAGGACTCCACCTGCAACAGACTCTGTCCCAgaggggctgcggggagggaggggccctaCCTGGGAGCGCCTGGGCTGGTCCTCCCACCTCTCCAGTGTGGTCAGGTGGGCATGCAGCCCTGTGCCCAGGTGGTTGAGGAAGACCACGTTAAGCGGAATGCCCACCAGAGCGTAGAAGACACAGAAGACCTGGCCTGCCTCCGTGCTGGGCGCCAGGTTCCCGTATCctgcagggggaggagggtgtgCAAATATGGGGAAGGAAGAGTTCAGAACTGCCTCCCTGACAGACTCTGGCAGAGGTTGGTTTCCCACCACCACTGGGGGTCGGGGCGTGGTGAGGGGAAACCCCCTCTGTTCCCGTGAACACCCTTCTCGACCTCTTCTAGAATGATCTCTATTTGTAAGAATCCTGCTTGTCTTTGAGGGCCCATCTCCAAAAACACTGCCTCTAGGAAGCCCTCCTGACTGCCACTCTCTTCCTCCCTACTAGGTGTGATCTCCCACAGTGCTTTGTGTCATTCCTATCTAATATTCTACTTTGTCCTGTGCTCTTGTTTTTGGTGTGCTTATCTTTTCCTACTTTATTGGATCAGAAGCTCCTTGAGAGCCAAGCTTGGGTCTGATCCAAGTTCATACTCTCCTTCCTCCACTCTATCTGCTTTGAATGTCACCTGAGTTCAAGGAAGGTGGGTGGAACTGGACTTAATTGAATGGATATGGAGACCGGGGTTAGTGGGGTCTGGGGTTTCCTTGTGGGAGGTGGCGTGGGTTTTCTGGCTGAGGGGGTAGAGCAGATGTTTGACCATGCCCTGTCCCCTTGGAACACCGGGATAGCACCTGCAGCCGGGTGGACAGTACACGCAGAGGACTCCCTACCCCAAGTCCCTGCTTCTCTCTACCTGAGAGACCTTTGGGCAGGTCCAAAATACCAGAAAATTAATACATCCGGGATCAGCCCTCAACCAGCAGGGGAAGGAGTTGGTAGATAAATACGcctgcttcctctcccctggCAGGGCTCTCCTTAGCTTCTCAGAGGGTCTCCAGCACTGGTGAACCCAGTCACCCTAACCAGTCCCCTGCTCATTATTGCAAACTTCATTGCCTTTTCCTGTCTCAATTTCCCACTTGTCCTGCTTCCCAGAATCGTCTCCTAGATAAACCACATCCTAGTCTCAGCACCTGCTTTGGGGGAACCCAAACTTCAGCAGGGGCATTGGGGGTGCCCTTCTCCACCCTGACCCCTTTACCTATGGTGGTGACGACCGTGCCTGCAAAGAAGAAACTGCTGCCGAAGTCCCAGTTGCTGGGGTTGGTGGAGTTGCCTTTGGGGTTCACGCCCTTCACCCAGGCTTCCATGATGACCTGTTGGGGGGGTGGTGGCATGGGGTGAGAGGATGAGGGGAGCTGACGGCACTGGCTGGTGGCCAAGCTCTCTGCAGGGTGCTTCTGTGTTGTCTCACCTGGTGATGTTCTTAGTCACGTTCCCATTTCATggaagaggaaactaaggctcagggtggctgactcgcccaaggtcactgAAGTCCAAATTCACTGCCTGCTCCACTGGCCAGGGCTGAGTGAGATGGGCTGTCAGTGTGGctggtggaggggaaggggcctAAGGAGGCAGAGGGTGCTTACGGAGTGGGGTGCAGGTGGGAGATGCCACCTACAGCCAAGAGTGTGAGACCCCATGGGTGGTCAGAACAATGGGAAAATTTCAGGTTGCTTGTTCCTGGAAGGGCTAAATTGGGAACTTGAGGTTCGGGACCACAGGAAAGCCATGGGGCTGATGATTCCAGACAGAGAACCCGGcactctctgagcttccaggtGAGCTGGCAGCCTTGCTCTTTGCTGCCCCCTAGTGAGTCCCAGCCCAGGCCTGCCGGAGAAATTCCATCAGAGGCCAGGACAAAGGtcctctgggtgtgtgtgtgtgtgtgtgtgtgtgtgtgtgtgttggtggtgtATATGTATGGTGTGTTGTATACATGTGCATGGGTGCTGTAtgttgcatgtgtg is a window of Physeter macrocephalus isolate SW-GA chromosome 18, ASM283717v5, whole genome shotgun sequence DNA encoding:
- the KCNK16 gene encoding potassium channel subfamily K member 16, producing MPRTRLCSCWGGQVLPLLLAYVCYLLLGATIFQLLEKQAEAQSRDQFQFEKLRFLENYTCLDQQAVEQFVQVIMEAWVKGVNPKGNSTNPSNWDFGSSFFFAGTVVTTIGYGNLAPSTEAGQVFCVFYALVGIPLNVVFLNHLGTGLHAHLTTLERWEDQPRRSQLLQTLGLALFLALGTLLILILPPMVFSHVEGWSFSEGFYFAFITLSTIGFGDYVVGTDPSKHYISVYRSLAAIWILLGLAWLALAFPLGPLLLHRCSQLWLLSRGLKDRGAPETNGLPRPQKIPISA